From the Nevskia ramosa DSM 11499 genome, the window AGTCGCCGAAGATGGCTGCCGCTGCCTGATCCGGATGTGCTGAAAACCGGGCCGGACGAGTTCATCTCGTCCGGCCTTTTTCGTGCGCGGCGACGCGGCGTCAGGCCGGTGCGGCAGCGAAATCGGCGCTCATTTCCTTGTACGCCTCGACCAGCGTCCAGGCCCCGTAGGTCGGCAGCGCAAACGTCGCCAGGATTGCCAGCACCGGGCTGAGCCAGCCAAGCAGGATCAGCGCGGGAATGATGCCCAGCAATACGCCGAACAGGTATTGCGCGAAGACCATCAGCACCATGCGCCGCCGGCTGATCGCGTAAGACGGAAACTGGCTGGACTTGATGCCGATGATGACGTTGGTGATTCCGAGCTGCTTGAAGACATAGATGCAGGCATGGTCGCCGGGGTGGACGAACTGCGACACGAACGCCTGGCAGAGCCGTATTTTCCGAAAGAAGGTCGTGCCGATGCGGAAGCTGATCAGTTCCACGGCCACCGGAACCGTGAAGCCGGGGTTGTAGTGGCCCGTCATTGGGTCGCGGCTGCCGGCCGATACCGTGCCGCCGCCGTCAACCGCACCGACAGAGATTTCACCGCAGTATTTGGTCATCGTTCACATCCGGTTGCGTGGAAAAGCCAGTAAGAGGACGGCATGGGTCGCGCTCGGCGCATCGGGGCCGAACGTCGCGTTCAGGATTTCTTGCAGGCGCGGCCGAGCAGCAGGCCGCCGTCGATACAGCCGCTGTCGTCGATGCGCATCGCCTGGGTCTGGCCGGCGAAGGTGATGTAGACCTTGCCGTCCTCGACCTTGAAGCTGCCGACCTGGATGTTGCCGAGCAGGTCGATTTCGACCCGATCGCCCTTGAACGTGTACAGCGTGTCCCAGCGGCCGTTGATCTCGTTGACGCTGCCGTACTCGCCGGACAGGCCACCGCCGCCGCAAGCGGCGAGCGTGGCGATCAGCAGCAGATGCAAAGCGGCTTTCTTCATGGCGATGTCTCCCTGGTGGACGAAGGGTTCGAGCGGTTTCAGCGCAGGGCCACGGCGCCGAGCTGCGCCGGATTGCCGTACTGGCGGCTGATCACGCGGTAGTCGAGCACCCGGCCTTCGATCAGCAGGCCGCCGGCACGGCGCGTGGCCCGGCCGATGGCGATGCGCATGTCGACGTCGACGGCGCGCATGCCGGCTTTGCGCAGCGCTTCGCGGGCGGCGTCCGGCGCCAGTGGCCAGAGATAGGCATCGGCGCTGTTGCCCAGCTGCAGCGCGAATTTCTCGCCGTAAGCCTCGAAGCTGTAGCTGACACCGGGTTCGAAGGCCGGCAGGTAATAGCCGCCGCGGCCAGCGTCGTATTCGCTGAGGTTGCAGTCGGTCTTCAGCTTCAGGAAGCCGGTTTCGGCGGTCGACGCGGCGATCGCCTCCAGCCGCTCCAGCTCGGCCTTGAGTGCGGCGGCGCGCGAGAACTCGTCGGCCGTCCGTACTGTCGGGGCTTGCGCCGCCCAGGCTTCCAGCGGCGGCGTCTGGCCGACGAGCCGGTAGGCAAGCAGCAGCAATTGCAGGTTGTCCGGATAGTCCAGCGTCCCGGTGCCGACGACACCCGGCGCTGATGACGGCGACGCTTCGGACGACGAAGCAGCGGACGCCGTTGGCGCGGGTGTCGGCGACATTGCTGGAGCTGCGCCATAGACCGCCGCTGGCGGGGCCGCCGGACTGGCCGATTTGCTGCAGGCGGCAAGCAGGACCAGCGTCGCCAGGGCAGCGAAGACAACCGGGCCTGGAAGCATTCGCGGAGCGAAAGTCATCGCGCCGCTCACAGCTTCGGCGCCGCGGCGCCCTGCTGGGCGGCCTTCAGCTCGTTCTGCTGGCGCTGCTGCTCCAGCGCCAGGATTTCTTCCTGCATCGCCGTGCCGTAGGCGTAGAGCCTGGCCTGGTCGGCCATGCCGACGCTCAGCTCGTTGACCAGCAGCGGATTGTCCGGCGCCAGATTGATCATCGCGGCGACGGTTATGCCGCAGGCTTCGCTCCAGCCCTGGTGGACATCACCGCGGGCATTGATCGTCGGGCAGCGACTGGCGAGCGGATTCTGGGCCGAGATCGGCTGGCCGCCGGGATCGCTGAGCCACCAGATCTGCACCCAGGGGCGATTGCCGCCATCGTTCTTCTGGGTGCGCTGTGGCGCACCGTACTTGGCGATCAGCGCCTGCTGCACAGAGTCGGCGGCGGGCTGCTCGCCCGGCCGGTAGTACTGCGTGCGCCAGATGCCGACCGCGGTCTCGCGCCCCGGTACGCCGGGTGTCGCCACGGTCACCGTTTCGTCGACATGCTTCCAGACTCGGTTGCCAAGGCCGCAGGCCTGCATGTCGGCCATGCTCTTGTACTTGCACTCGGCGGTCTCGCCGGACTGAACGGTGAACTGCTGCGGGCCGAGCTTCATCGCACCGGTGTTCAGCTCGGAGAAGAAGCGGTCCTCGTTGACCACCACCGCGTTCTTCTGCGCGCAGCGCGCCAGGTTCAGCGCTTCGTCGCGCGTCAGGCCGAGCTTCAGGCCGGCGATGTCAGGACCATCGACCTTGCTCCTGATCTTCGCCGGACAGTCGACCTCGGGCAGGCCATCGCCCGCCCGTTCAGTACTGGCAGATGCCGCCGCAGCAGCGGGCTGATTGCCGGGGCTGCCGCTCTTGCCGCAGGCGACCAGCAGCAAAGCGATGGCAAGCACGGCAGCGATGCGGCCACGCTGCGGACGGAGGCTCGGACAGGAACGGCGGCTGGGCATCATGGCGGGCGGCCTCTGCGGTGGGTAAGAGGCCTGCAGTGGGCAACGGCCGCCGGCCGCCTGTCATAACCGCGCGCTAACGGAACCCTAACGGCTGAGTTTTCCCTATGCAGCCAATGCTTTGAACCTGTCACCAGGCGCTGGTCCGCGACCTGGGACGACGGCCTGTTGACCGATCGCCGCCGGGCACGCGATAAACACGATGTCGCGAAACGCGGACTGGATATCGCCCCCTCATGGAAGCCAAGGTGCCGCGCCGCGACACGCCGCTGTATCGCTACCGTTTCGGTGCGGTGGAATTCGACGAGGCGCGGCAGACGCTGAGCGTCGATGGCGAATTGGTCGAACTCGAACAGCGGCCCTTGCAGCTGCTTGCCGAGCTGCTGCGCCATCCGGATGAAGTCGTCACCCGCGAGGAGCTGCTGGACTCGGTGTGGGCCGGCCGGCCGACCGTCGACAACGTGCTGGCCAACGCCGTCACCAAGCTGCGCAAGGCGCTGGGCGAAGTGGAAGGCGCAAGGATCATCACGTTGCCGCGGATCGGCTATCGGCTGATCGGTCCCGTCGAACGCTCGACCGTCGGCCGTCAACTCAAGACCCAGCTGGCGCTTGCGCCGGGCGCGCCGGTGCCGGGGCGCGACGGCTTCCGGCTGGAAGCGCTGCTCGGTAGCAGCTCCGGCGCCGAAGTCTGGCGCGCGCACCATCCGAAGTCCGGCGAATCACGCATCTACAAGTTCAGCCGGGACGGTGAACGACTGGCGGCGCTGAAGCGCGAAGCGACCCTGGCCCGGCTGCTTCGGGAAGCGCTGGGCGCTCGCGACGATCTGATCCGCCTGCTCGACTGGAACTTCGAGTCACCGCCGTTCTTTCTCGAATGCGAGGACGGCGGCAGCGATCTCGCCGCGTGGGCCGCGCAGGGCCATCTCGCCGCGCTCGACGTTGAAGCGCGGATCGCGCTGTTTCTCGCGATTGCCGAGGCCGTTGCTGCCGCTCATTCGGTCGGCGTGCTGCACAAGGATCTGAAGCCGGCCAATGTGCTGATTGCACGGCATCCCTCGGCGACGGGCGAGCCCGGCTGGCAGCCGAAACTCGGCGATTTCGGCAGTGGCAGATTGCTGGAGCCGGAGCGTCTCGAAGCGCTCGGCATCACCCGGCTCGGCTTCACGGTGGCCGACGCAGCGACCGACGCCAGCGGCACGCCGCTGTATCTGGCACCCGAGCTGATCGCCGGGCGAAGTCCGACCGTGCAGAGCGATGTCTACGCGCTCGGCCTGATCCTGTACCAGCTGCTGGTCGGCGATCTGAAGCGGCCGATGGCGACCGGCTGGGAGCAGGACATCGCCGATCCGCTGGCTCGCACCGATATCGCGGCGGCAACCGCGGGCCAGCCCCAGCAGCGGCTGGAAACGGTCGCCGCCCTGATCCAGCGGCTGCGCGACCGTGACCGTCGCCGCGAGACCGCAGACCGGCTGCACGATGCAGAGACTCGGGCGGCGCTCGCCGAACGCCGGCTCGAACGCAGCCATGGGCGGCGGCCATGGATGCTCGCCGCTGCCGCGGTACTGGTCCTCGGATTGGCAGTCAGCCTGTGGCAGGCCCGCCGGGCCAGTCTGGCCCGCGACGAGGCGCATCGGCAGGCCGCGCTCGCCGAAGCCTCGAACCGCTTCCTGACCGATGACCTGCTCGGCGCCGCCGGTGCCGGCGGCGCCACCACCGCCTGGTATCAGCGCAACCCGCCGCTGCGCGAAGTGATCGACCGCGCGGCCGAACGGCTGGGCAGCCGGTTCGAGGGCGCGCCGCTGGTCGAGGCCGGGCTGCGGCGGACGCTGGGCCGCGCCTATCGGGCACTGGGCAACTACGATCTCGCCGAGCCGCAGCTGGCTCGCGCGCTGACCCTGTTCGATGCCGCCCTCGGGCCGCTGTCCGACGAGGCGGTGCTGACCGGCTACGAACGGGCACTGTCCTTGAGCTTCCTGTCGCGCTTCGACGAAGCCCGCGACCAGCTGGCTCGCAGCGATGCGGCCGCTGGCGCCCGGCTGCTGGCAGTCGGCGACGTGGCCTTGCGCGCCCAGCTGGCGCACGGCACCTGGCATTACCAGAAGATCGAACCGGAAGCCGCGCTGGCCCGCTACCGCAATGCCCAGCGCCTGAACCAGCTGCTTTATCCGGATGACGCCGCCACCGCGGCCCATATCGACGGCAGCATCGCCGGCTGCCTGCTGCGCCTGCAGCGGCCACGCGAAGCCGAGCTGATCGCCCGCGAAATGCTGTCCGGCGAACGCTATAGCGAAGCCAATGTCGGCGGCGCGGTGCTGGCCAGCGCCCGGCTGAACCTGGCCAATGCCTTGCGCGCCCAGAATCGCGTCGGCGAAGCGATTCCGTACGCGCAAGCCGCGGTCGGCAGTTTCGAGCAGCTCGAAGGCCCTGACGCGCAGCGAACGATCAACGCGCTGTCCAGCCTCGGCCGCCTGCAGTCGATGGCCGGTGACAGCAGCGCCGCGCTCACCGTGCAGCGCGAGGTGCTGGCCCGTTCGCTGCGCCGCTGGGGCGCGAAGAACCAGTACACCCTGGTCGAGCGGATGAATCTCGGTTTCCTGGAAGCCGAGCAGGGCCAGCGCGACGCTGCGCTGATCGATCTGCGCGCGGCGGAAGCTGGGCTGGTCGAAACCTCGGGGGCGCAATCGGCGCTGGTTCAAGCCGCCCGCTTCGGACTCGCCGATCTCGCCGGCGACCTCGGCCGCTACTCGGAAGCGCTGCAGGCCTTGGCTGGCATCGATGCGAAAGCGCTGCAGGCGACCACCAGCGATCCCGGCCGCGCCGAACTGCTGACGGCACTGAAGGCGAGGATCGTCCACCAGCGCGACCACAGCCCGGCCAGCCGACAGGCGCTCGATCAGGCGATCACTGCGATGAACAAGGCCGGTGTGGCCGCCAGCGATATCGAGCCGTTCCAGGCGGTACTCGTCGGTCAATGAGCCAGAGGCCGCCCGGCGGCGCCGGCAGACCACCGCCCGCGCTGTCTCTCAATTGTCATCAAAGCCCCTTCTAGTACGATTCCCGATCATCTTCCGTGCCGCCGCCCGCATGACTTCCGCCCCTGCTCCGTCGTTCCTCAACCGCGAACTGTCGCTGCTCGAGTTCAATCACCGCGTCTTGGCCCAGGCCGAAGACACGCGGGTGCCGTTGCTGGAGCGCCTCAAGTTCCTGTGCATTTCCTGCTCGAATCTCGATGAATTCTTCGAGATCCGCGTCGCCGGCCTGAAGCAGATGGCCAAGGTCGGCGCCACCTCGGTCGGGCCCGATGGCAGCACGCCGACCGAATTGCTGGCGATGATCTCGGCCGCCGGGCATCAGCTGGTCGACGCGCAATACCGGATGCTCAACGAGGTACTGATTCCGGCGCTGGACGCCGAGCAGATTCGCTTCGTTCGTCGTAGTCACTGGACGCCGGAGCAGGACGCCTGGCTGAAGACCTACTTCGAGACCGAGGTGATGCCGGTGCTGTCGCCGATCGGCCTCGATCCGGCGCATCCGTTCCCGCGGATCATGAACAAGTCGCTGAACTTCATCGTCTCGCTGTCCGGGCGCGATGCCTTCGGCCGCAACATCGGTTACGCCGTGGTCCAGGCGCCGCGCGCGCTGCCGCGGCTGATCCGCGTGCCGTCCTCGGTGCCGGGCACCGGGCCGAACGATTTCGTGTTCCTGTCCAGCGTCATCCATGCCCATGTCGATCAGCTGTTCCCGGGCATGTCACCGAGCGGCTGCTACCAGTTCCGGGTCACCCGCAATTCCGATCTGCTGGTCGATGAAGCCGAGGCCTCCGATCTGCTCGAAGCGCTCGAAGATGAACTGGAGCAGCGCCAGTGGGGCGATACCGTGCGCCTGGAAGTGGCGCACAACTGCCCGGATCAACTGGTTCGTTACCTCGCCGAAGAGCTGAACCTGGCGCCCGGCGATATCTACCAGTGCAACGGCCCGGTCAACCTGATGCGCTTGCTGGCGATTCCGGATCTGGTCGATCGCCCCGATCTGAAAGACCCGCCGTTCACGCCGCGCGTACCGAAAGCATTGTCCGGCGATCTGTTCGCGGCGATGCGCGAGAAGGACCGCCTGCTGCAGCATCCGTACGACTCCTTCGGCCCGGTGCTGGAACTGCTGCGCCAGGCCGCGAAAGACCCGAATGTGCTGGCGATCAAGCAGACGCTGTACCGCACCGGCGCCAAGAGCCTGGTCGCCGAAGCGCTGATCCAGGCAGCGCGCGCCGGCAAGGAAGTGACCGTGGTCGTCGAACTGCGTGCGCGCTTCGACGAGGCCGACAACATCTCGCTGGCGGAAGCGCTGCAGGACGTGGGCGCCCATGTCGTCTACGGCGTGGTCGGCTACAAGACCCACGCCAAGATGATGCTGATCGTCCGTCGCGAGACCGATGCTTCGGTGCCCGGCGCGGCGCCGGTGCTGAAGCACTACGCCCATCTGGGCACCGGCAACTACCATCCGCGCACCGCGCGGATGTACACCGACTACGGCCTGATGACCGCCGATCCGGCGATCTGCCGCGACATCCACAACGTCTTCCTGCAACTGACCAGCCTCGGCAAGGTGCCGGAGTTGAAATGCCTGCTGCAGGCACCGTTCACGCTGGCCATCGGCGTTCGGGCGCGGATTGCCCGCGAGATCGAACAGGTGCAGGCCGGCAAGCCCGGCCGCATCGTCGCCAAGATGAACGGCCTGGTCGAACCGGAAACGATCAAGGCGCTGTACGAGGCCTCGCAGGCCGGCGTGCAGATCGATCTGATCGTGCGCGGCATGTGCAGCCTGCAGCCCGGCGTGCCGGGCCTGTCCGACAACATCCGCGTGCGCTCGGTGATCGGCCGTTTCCTCGAACATCAGCGCGTGTTCTGGTTCCACAACGGCGGCGCCGATGAGGTCTGGCTGTCGAGTGCCGACTGGATGGAGCGCAACCTGCTGCGAAGAGTCGAAGTCGCTTTCCCGCTGCGCGATCAGGCAATCCGCGAACGGGTCATGGAGCATCTGCTCGCTTATCTCGCCGACACCACGCAGAGCTGGCTGCTGCAGGCCGATGGCCGCTACCTGCGCCCGGAATCCACGGCTGACTCGGAAGCCGACGCGATCGGCGTGCAGGTGCGCATGCTCGCCGAAGCCGGTGTCATCACCGTGCCCGGCCTGGCCGCCGTCGATGCCGCCGAACCGGTGCTGAAGCTGGTGCCGAAGCCGCGGGCGCGGCGCAAGGCGGCGAGCTGATGTCACCGCTGTAGCGAGGCGTTCGATCTCGCCGCTCCGCGCCTACAATCGGCGCACCCGCTACCGGTTCCGACGTCGCTCTCCAGAGGCGGTGCAGCCGGCAGCCGCGACCGGCGAGGAGAACGGACGACGATGGCAGCGCGCGCGTGGCGGCTCATGGCCGGAATGGGCCTGCTGCTGACTGCGGCGGCCTACGCCCAGCCGCCCGACGCTAAACTGAGCTTGCGCGACGCCGTTCGTGCCGCGCTCGCCGGCAATCCCGAGCTGCGCAACTTTGCCTACGCGTTCAAGGCCCAGGACGGGCAGGCAGCACAGGCGGCGGTGCGGCCGAATCCGCAACTCGATTTCCAGGCCGAGGACTTTCTCGGCACCGGCCAGAGTCGCGGCTTCACCGGTGCCGAGTTCTCGCTGTCCCTGAGCCAGACCCTCGAACTCGGCGACAAGCGCCGGCGCCGGGTCGAGGTGGCCAGCGAGGAGCGGCGGATCATCGAAGCCGAACGCCAGGTCCGCCAGCTCGACGTGGTCGCCGAAGTCGCGCGTCGCTTCGTCGGGGTAGCGGCAGATCAGGAACGGGTCGCGCTCGCGGCCCGCGCCGTGCAACTGGCCGCGGCAACACGCGACGAGGTGCAGAAGCGGGTCGACGCCGCCCGTTCGCCGCTCGCCGAAGCCAGCCGCGCCGGCATCGCGCTTGCGCGCGCACAGCTTGATCAGACCGAGGTGCAGCGTCAGCTCGCCGCCGATCGCCAGCGGCTCGCCACCCTGTGGGGCGACCGCGAGCCCGCCTTCGCGCAGGTCTCCGCGGCTCTGTATCGCCTGCCGGCAGTCGATGCTTTCGAGCAGCTGCGCGATCGGCTGGAACGCAATCCCGATCTCGCCCGATTCCTGAGCGAGGCCCGCCTGCGCGATGCCGAACTGCGGCTGGCGCTGGCCGCCGGCGTGCAGAACCTGACCCTGGAAGCGGGCCTGCGCCGCACCCAGCAGGGCGGCGATGAAGCGCTGCTGTTCGGCGCGACATTGCCGCTGGGCTTCAATGATCGCAATGCCGGCAACATCGCCTCGGCGCGCGCGGCGCGGGAAAGAGTCGATGCCGAACGGGTGGCACTGGCGCTGCGCCTGAACAGCGAGCTGTACGGGCTCTATCAGCAGCTGGCGCAGGCGCGCGCCGAAGTCGAAGGCCTGGAGAGGGAAATCCTGCCGCGCGCCCATGACGCGCTGAAGCAAGCCGAATACGCCTACCAGCGCGGTCGCTACGGCTATCTGGAATGGGTAGACGTGCAGCGCGAACTGCTGGCCGTCGAGCGCCAGCACATCGACGCTGCCGAGCGTTACCACCTGACCCTGAACGAGATCGAGCGGCTGACCGGCGAAGCGCTGCCGGCCGCGACAACGACGACCGCACCTGCCGGAGCTGCGCCATGACTGTCCGTCGTCGATTGCTGCTGCTCGCCGCGCTGAGCTTGCTGAGCGCCTGCCAACGCGAGTCGACCTTCGAGCCCGTCGCGACAGCACCGAAAGCCGACGAAGCGCAGGCGCCGCTGCTGGCGCGAATCAGCGAGGCTGCCGCCGCGAAAGTCGACATCCACACCGCCATCGCCGGCCCGGCCGAAATCCGTGACCACCTGCCGCTGTACGGCACGATCAGGCCGAATGCCGAGAGAGTCCGCGAAGTCGTCGCCCGTTTTCCTGGTTCGATCCGCAGTGTCGCCAAGGCGATCGGCGACAACGTGGCCAAGGGCGAGGTGATGGCGACGATCGAAAGCAACGACAGCCTGCAGACCTATCCGGTGCTGGCGCCGATGGCCGGCACGGTGACTGCGCGCGAGGCCGATCCCGGCGAACAGGCCGGCAGCGAAGTGCTGTTCTCGATCACCGATCTGAGCACCGTCTGGGTCGAGCTGAGCCTGTTTCCGGCCGATGTCGGGCAAGTGAAAATCGGCCAGACCGTCACCGTGGCCAGTGTCGATGCACGACTCAGCGGCAGCGGCCGCATCGATCTGGTCGGCGCGCTCGGCGAAGCGGCAACGCAGACCTTGACCGCCCGCGTGACCCTGCCAAATCCGGGCCGGCAATGGACGCCAGGTCTGTTCGTCAACGCCAGTGTCGAACTCGGCGCCGATGCCGCGGCGGTGGCGATCGAATCGACCGCCTTGCAGACGCTCGACGGCGTGACCACCGTGTTCGTGCCGGTGTCCGGCGGCTACGCGCCACGCAGCGTGCAGACCGGTCGCAGCGATGCCAGCCGGGTCGAAATCCTGTCCGGGCTCGTCGCTGGCGAGGCCTATGTGTCGGCCGGCAGCTTCGTGGTCAAGGCCGAGTTGGGCAAGGCCGGACTTGAGGAAGACGACGCCGACAAAACCGAAGCACGCGAGGCCGCACCGTGATCGAAGCCGGCCTGCGCTTCGCCGTCGAACGGCGGGTGCTGGTGCTGATCTCGGTGTCTTTGCTGGCACTGTTCGGCGCCTGGAATTTCACCCGGCTGAACATCGACGCGGTGCCCGATCTGACCAATACCCAGGTGCAGATCACCAGCGCCTTCCCGGGCGCCACCCCACAGGAAGTCGAAGCCCAGGTCACTTACGCGGTGGAGACCGCGCTGGCCGGTCTGCCGGGGCTGGCTTACACGCGTTCGCAATCGCGCTATGGCCTGTCGCAGGTCACCGCGGTATTCGACGACAGCTCCGACATCTACTTCGCCCGCAACCTGATTTCCGAACGTCTGCAGGCGGTGCGCGCGGCCGTACCGCCCGGGGTCGCGCCCAGGCTCGGGCCAGTAGCGACCGGCCTCGGCGAAATCCTGCTCTACGCGATCACGGCCACGCCGGAAGCCCGCCAGCCCGATGGCCGGCCTTGGGATCTCGCCGCGCTGCGCGGCTTGCAGGACTGGGTGATCCGCCCGCAGTTGCTGCAGGTCGCCGGCGTTTCGGAGATCAACACCACCGGCGGCTACGAGCAGGAATGGCTGGTGGCGCCGTCGCCGGCGCGGCTGCTCGCCTGGAGCTTGAGCTTCGCCGATCTGGCCGCGGCGATCGAAGCGAATAACGCCACGCTCGGCGCCGGCCAGGTCGAGAAGAACGGCGAGCAGGTGCTGATCCGCGTGCCTGGTCTACTGAAAACGGCGCGCGACATTGCCGATGTCGTCGTCACCCGGCGCGGCGGCGTGCCGGTGCGGGTGGCCGATGTCGCGGAAGTCAGCCGAGGCGTGCCGCTGCGCACCAGCGCAGCCTTGATCGACGGCCGGGAAACGGTGATCGGCACGGTGATCATGCGGCTCGGCGAGAACAGCCGGACCGTCGCCCGCGCCGCTGCTGCAAAGCTCAAGGCGATCCGCGCCAGTGCGCCCAAGGGCGTGACCATCGAGCCGCTGTACGACCGCAGCGCCCTGGTCGATCAGACGATCGCAACCGTACGCACCAACCTGCTCGAAGGGGCTGCGCTGGTGATCGTCGTGCTGTTCCTGATGCTCGGCAGTCTGCGCGCCGCACTGATCACCGCGGCGGTGATTCCGCTGGCGATGCTGATGACCGTCACCGGCATGGTCGAGCTCGGTGTCAGCGCCAACCTGATGTCGCTGGGCGCGCTGGACTTCGGCCTGATCGTCGACGGTGCGGTGATCATCGTCGAGAACTGCACACGGCGATTGGCGCAAGCGCAGGCCGCGGGCCCGCTGAGCGACGAACAGCGCCGCAGGCTGGCCTACGAAGCAGCACGCGAAGTGATCCGGCCGAGCCTGTTCGGCGTGGCGATCATCACCCTGGTCTATCTGCCGATCTTCGCGTTCCAGGGTGCCGAGGGAAAACTGTTCCAGCCGATGGCGCTGACCGTGATGATGGCGCTGGTCGCAGCCCTGATGTTCAGCCTGACGTTCGTGCCGGCGGCCGTTGCCGTGGCGCTGAAACGCGCCGGTGCCGAGCGCGAGGCCGGGCTGACCCGACGCCTGCGGCGCCGCTATGCGGCCGTACTCGGCAGCGCCCTGCGTCATCCGCTGCCGGTGCTCCTTGTGGCATTGGCGCTGGTGATTGTCAGCGGCGCGCAGGCAACCCGGCTCGGCAGCGAGTTCATTCCCTCGCTCGACGAAGGCGATGTGCTGATCGAGGTCCGGCGCATTCCCGGCACCAGCCTGAGCCAGGGCCTGGCGCTCGAGAAGGAACTGGACCTCGTGCTGGCCGCGGTGCCGGAAGTGCGCCGCGTGTTTGCCGGCATGGGCACTACCGAAATCGCCATCGACCCGACCGCGCCCGGCGAAGGCGAAACCTATGTGCTGATGAAACCGCGCGCCGAATGGCCCGATCCCGCCAAGCCGAAGGCGCAACTGCTGCGCGAACTGCAGGCGGCGGCAGCGACCCTGCCGGGCACGGTCACCGAGTTCTCGCAGCCGGTGGCGCTGCGAATTAACGAGCTGCTGTCTGGCGTCAAGAGCGCGCTGGCGGTGAAGATCCACGGCGACGATCTGGACACCCTGAACCGCCTCGGCGCGCAGGTCGAAACCCTGCTCTCGGCCGTGCCCGGCGCGATCGACGTGAAGCGCGAAGCCACCGAAGGCCTGCCGCTGCTCAACATCGAGCCGAAGCGCGCGCTGCTCTATCGCTACGGCCTGAATATCGGCGATCTGCAGCGCACAGTGGCCAACGCGCTGTCCGGCCTCGATGCCGGTCATCTGATCGATGGCGACCGTCGTCAGGCCATCGTCATCCGCCTGCCGGAAGCGCTGCGCCAGGACTTGCGGGCGCTAGCGCGGCTGCCGATCGCATTGCCGGACGGCGGCGCGATCCCGCTTAGCGAAGTGGCAACGCTGACCTTGAGCAACGGCCCGAACCAGATTTCCCGTGAGAACGGCAAGCGCCGCGTGGTGGTCACCGCCAACGTCGAAGGCCGCGATCTCGGCGGCTTCGTCGACGACGTACGCGCCCGGCTGAGCCGCCAGCTACGCCTGCCGCCCGGCGTCTGGCTGGCCTACGGCGGCACTTATCAGCAACTGGTGTCGGCGAATCAGCGGCTGATGCTGATCGCCCCGCTCACGCTAGCCGCGATCTTCGGACTGCTGCTGATCGCCTTCGGCAGCGTTCGCGATGCCTTGCTGATGTTCAGTGGCGTGCCGCTGGCGCTGACCGGCGGCGTGCTGGCCTTGATCATCCGTGGGCTGCCGTTCTCGGTCACCGCCGGCGTCGGCTTCATCGCGCTATCCGGTGTGGCG encodes:
- a CDS encoding protein kinase domain-containing protein encodes the protein MEAKVPRRDTPLYRYRFGAVEFDEARQTLSVDGELVELEQRPLQLLAELLRHPDEVVTREELLDSVWAGRPTVDNVLANAVTKLRKALGEVEGARIITLPRIGYRLIGPVERSTVGRQLKTQLALAPGAPVPGRDGFRLEALLGSSSGAEVWRAHHPKSGESRIYKFSRDGERLAALKREATLARLLREALGARDDLIRLLDWNFESPPFFLECEDGGSDLAAWAAQGHLAALDVEARIALFLAIAEAVAAAHSVGVLHKDLKPANVLIARHPSATGEPGWQPKLGDFGSGRLLEPERLEALGITRLGFTVADAATDASGTPLYLAPELIAGRSPTVQSDVYALGLILYQLLVGDLKRPMATGWEQDIADPLARTDIAAATAGQPQQRLETVAALIQRLRDRDRRRETADRLHDAETRAALAERRLERSHGRRPWMLAAAAVLVLGLAVSLWQARRASLARDEAHRQAALAEASNRFLTDDLLGAAGAGGATTAWYQRNPPLREVIDRAAERLGSRFEGAPLVEAGLRRTLGRAYRALGNYDLAEPQLARALTLFDAALGPLSDEAVLTGYERALSLSFLSRFDEARDQLARSDAAAGARLLAVGDVALRAQLAHGTWHYQKIEPEAALARYRNAQRLNQLLYPDDAATAAHIDGSIAGCLLRLQRPREAELIAREMLSGERYSEANVGGAVLASARLNLANALRAQNRVGEAIPYAQAAVGSFEQLEGPDAQRTINALSSLGRLQSMAGDSSAALTVQREVLARSLRRWGAKNQYTLVERMNLGFLEAEQGQRDAALIDLRAAEAGLVETSGAQSALVQAARFGLADLAGDLGRYSEALQALAGIDAKALQATTSDPGRAELLTALKARIVHQRDHSPASRQALDQAITAMNKAGVAASDIEPFQAVLVGQ
- the ppk1 gene encoding polyphosphate kinase 1: MTSAPAPSFLNRELSLLEFNHRVLAQAEDTRVPLLERLKFLCISCSNLDEFFEIRVAGLKQMAKVGATSVGPDGSTPTELLAMISAAGHQLVDAQYRMLNEVLIPALDAEQIRFVRRSHWTPEQDAWLKTYFETEVMPVLSPIGLDPAHPFPRIMNKSLNFIVSLSGRDAFGRNIGYAVVQAPRALPRLIRVPSSVPGTGPNDFVFLSSVIHAHVDQLFPGMSPSGCYQFRVTRNSDLLVDEAEASDLLEALEDELEQRQWGDTVRLEVAHNCPDQLVRYLAEELNLAPGDIYQCNGPVNLMRLLAIPDLVDRPDLKDPPFTPRVPKALSGDLFAAMREKDRLLQHPYDSFGPVLELLRQAAKDPNVLAIKQTLYRTGAKSLVAEALIQAARAGKEVTVVVELRARFDEADNISLAEALQDVGAHVVYGVVGYKTHAKMMLIVRRETDASVPGAAPVLKHYAHLGTGNYHPRTARMYTDYGLMTADPAICRDIHNVFLQLTSLGKVPELKCLLQAPFTLAIGVRARIAREIEQVQAGKPGRIVAKMNGLVEPETIKALYEASQAGVQIDLIVRGMCSLQPGVPGLSDNIRVRSVIGRFLEHQRVFWFHNGGADEVWLSSADWMERNLLRRVEVAFPLRDQAIRERVMEHLLAYLADTTQSWLLQADGRYLRPESTADSEADAIGVQVRMLAEAGVITVPGLAAVDAAEPVLKLVPKPRARRKAAS
- a CDS encoding TolC family protein: MAARAWRLMAGMGLLLTAAAYAQPPDAKLSLRDAVRAALAGNPELRNFAYAFKAQDGQAAQAAVRPNPQLDFQAEDFLGTGQSRGFTGAEFSLSLSQTLELGDKRRRRVEVASEERRIIEAERQVRQLDVVAEVARRFVGVAADQERVALAARAVQLAAATRDEVQKRVDAARSPLAEASRAGIALARAQLDQTEVQRQLAADRQRLATLWGDREPAFAQVSAALYRLPAVDAFEQLRDRLERNPDLARFLSEARLRDAELRLALAAGVQNLTLEAGLRRTQQGGDEALLFGATLPLGFNDRNAGNIASARAARERVDAERVALALRLNSELYGLYQQLAQARAEVEGLEREILPRAHDALKQAEYAYQRGRYGYLEWVDVQRELLAVERQHIDAAERYHLTLNEIERLTGEALPAATTTTAPAGAAP
- a CDS encoding efflux RND transporter periplasmic adaptor subunit, with translation MTVRRRLLLLAALSLLSACQRESTFEPVATAPKADEAQAPLLARISEAAAAKVDIHTAIAGPAEIRDHLPLYGTIRPNAERVREVVARFPGSIRSVAKAIGDNVAKGEVMATIESNDSLQTYPVLAPMAGTVTAREADPGEQAGSEVLFSITDLSTVWVELSLFPADVGQVKIGQTVTVASVDARLSGSGRIDLVGALGEAATQTLTARVTLPNPGRQWTPGLFVNASVELGADAAAVAIESTALQTLDGVTTVFVPVSGGYAPRSVQTGRSDASRVEILSGLVAGEAYVSAGSFVVKAELGKAGLEEDDADKTEAREAAP